A window from Theropithecus gelada isolate Dixy chromosome 1, Tgel_1.0, whole genome shotgun sequence encodes these proteins:
- the NIT1 gene encoding deaminated glutathione amidase isoform X4, translating to MAISSSSCKLPLVAVCQVTSTPDKQQNFKTCAELVREAARLGACLVFLPEAFDFIARDPAETLRLSEPLGGRLLEEYTRLARECGLWLSLGGFHERGQDWEQTQKIYNCHVLLNSKGAVVATYRKTHLCDVEIPGQGPMCESNSTMPGPSLESPVSTPAGKVGLAVCYDMRFPELSLALAQAGAEILTYPSAFGSVTGPAHWEVLLRARAIETQCYVVAAAQCGRHHEKRASYGHSMVVDPWGTVVARCSEGPGLCLARIDLSYLRQLRQHLPVFQHRRPDLYGNLGHPLS from the exons ATGGctatctcctcttcctcctgcaaaCTGCCCTTGGTGGCTGTGTGCCAGGTAACATCGACGCCAGACAAGCAACAGAACTTTAAAACATGTGCTGAGCTGGTTCGAGAGGCTGCCAGACTGGGTGCCTGCCTGGTTTTCCTGCCTGAGGCATTTGACTTCATTGCACGCGACCCTGCAGAGACGCTACGCCTGTCTGAACCACTGGGTGGGAGACTTTTGGAAGAATACACCCGGCTTGCCAG GGAATGTGGACTCTGGCTGTCCTTGGGTGGTTTCCATGAGCGTGGCCAAGACTGGGAGCAGACTCAGAAAATCTACAATTGTCACGTGCTGCTGAACAGCAAAG GGGCAGTAGTGGCCACTTACAGGAAGACACATCTGTGTGACGTAGAGATTCCAGGGCAGGGGCCTATGTGTGAAAGCAattccaccatgcctgggcccAGTCTTGAGTCACCTGTCAGCACACCAGCAGGCAAG GTTGGTCTAGCTGTCTGCTATGACATGCGGTTCCCTGAACTCTCTCTGGCATTGGCTCAAGCTGGAGCAGAGATACTTACCTATCCTTCAGCTTTTGGATCGGTTACAGGCCCAGCCCACTGGGAG GTGTTGCTGCGGGCCCGTGCTATCGAAACCCAGTGCTATGTCGTGGCAGCGGCACAGTGTGGACGCCACCACGAGAAGAGAGCAAGTTATGGCCACAGCATGGTGGTAGACCCCTGGGGAACAGTGGTGGCCCGCTGCTCTGAGGGGCCAGGCCTCTGCCTTGCCCGAATAGACCTCAGCTATCTGCGACAGTTGCGTCAACACCTGCCTGTGTTCCAGCACCGCAGGCCTGACCTCTATGGCAATCTGGGTCACCCACTGTCTTAA
- the NIT1 gene encoding deaminated glutathione amidase isoform X1, whose product MTFGLRKRLSKERGFSLMLGFITRPPHRFLSLLCPGLRIPRLSVPCAQPRPRAMAISSSSCKLPLVAVCQVTSTPDKQQNFKTCAELVREAARLGACLVFLPEAFDFIARDPAETLRLSEPLGGRLLEEYTRLARECGLWLSLGGFHERGQDWEQTQKIYNCHVLLNSKGAVVATYRKTHLCDVEIPGQGPMCESNSTMPGPSLESPVSTPAGKVGLAVCYDMRFPELSLALAQAGAEILTYPSAFGSVTGPAHWEVLLRARAIETQCYVVAAAQCGRHHEKRASYGHSMVVDPWGTVVARCSEGPGLCLARIDLSYLRQLRQHLPVFQHRRPDLYGNLGHPLS is encoded by the exons ATGACTTTTGGACTGCGGAAACGTTTGTCAAAGGAAAGGGGCTTCAGTTTAAT GCTGGGCTTCATCACCAGGCCTCCTCACAGATTCCTGTCCCTTCTGTGTCCCGGACTCCGGATACCTCGACTTTCAGTACCTTGTGCTCAGCCCAG GCCCAGAGCCATGGctatctcctcttcctcctgcaaaCTGCCCTTGGTGGCTGTGTGCCAGGTAACATCGACGCCAGACAAGCAACAGAACTTTAAAACATGTGCTGAGCTGGTTCGAGAGGCTGCCAGACTGGGTGCCTGCCTGGTTTTCCTGCCTGAGGCATTTGACTTCATTGCACGCGACCCTGCAGAGACGCTACGCCTGTCTGAACCACTGGGTGGGAGACTTTTGGAAGAATACACCCGGCTTGCCAG GGAATGTGGACTCTGGCTGTCCTTGGGTGGTTTCCATGAGCGTGGCCAAGACTGGGAGCAGACTCAGAAAATCTACAATTGTCACGTGCTGCTGAACAGCAAAG GGGCAGTAGTGGCCACTTACAGGAAGACACATCTGTGTGACGTAGAGATTCCAGGGCAGGGGCCTATGTGTGAAAGCAattccaccatgcctgggcccAGTCTTGAGTCACCTGTCAGCACACCAGCAGGCAAG GTTGGTCTAGCTGTCTGCTATGACATGCGGTTCCCTGAACTCTCTCTGGCATTGGCTCAAGCTGGAGCAGAGATACTTACCTATCCTTCAGCTTTTGGATCGGTTACAGGCCCAGCCCACTGGGAG GTGTTGCTGCGGGCCCGTGCTATCGAAACCCAGTGCTATGTCGTGGCAGCGGCACAGTGTGGACGCCACCACGAGAAGAGAGCAAGTTATGGCCACAGCATGGTGGTAGACCCCTGGGGAACAGTGGTGGCCCGCTGCTCTGAGGGGCCAGGCCTCTGCCTTGCCCGAATAGACCTCAGCTATCTGCGACAGTTGCGTCAACACCTGCCTGTGTTCCAGCACCGCAGGCCTGACCTCTATGGCAATCTGGGTCACCCACTGTCTTAA
- the NIT1 gene encoding deaminated glutathione amidase isoform X3 has protein sequence MTFGLRKRLSKERGFSLMPRAMAISSSSCKLPLVAVCQVTSTPDKQQNFKTCAELVREAARLGACLVFLPEAFDFIARDPAETLRLSEPLGGRLLEEYTRLARECGLWLSLGGFHERGQDWEQTQKIYNCHVLLNSKGAVVATYRKTHLCDVEIPGQGPMCESNSTMPGPSLESPVSTPAGKVGLAVCYDMRFPELSLALAQAGAEILTYPSAFGSVTGPAHWEVLLRARAIETQCYVVAAAQCGRHHEKRASYGHSMVVDPWGTVVARCSEGPGLCLARIDLSYLRQLRQHLPVFQHRRPDLYGNLGHPLS, from the exons ATGACTTTTGGACTGCGGAAACGTTTGTCAAAGGAAAGGGGCTTCAGTTTAAT GCCCAGAGCCATGGctatctcctcttcctcctgcaaaCTGCCCTTGGTGGCTGTGTGCCAGGTAACATCGACGCCAGACAAGCAACAGAACTTTAAAACATGTGCTGAGCTGGTTCGAGAGGCTGCCAGACTGGGTGCCTGCCTGGTTTTCCTGCCTGAGGCATTTGACTTCATTGCACGCGACCCTGCAGAGACGCTACGCCTGTCTGAACCACTGGGTGGGAGACTTTTGGAAGAATACACCCGGCTTGCCAG GGAATGTGGACTCTGGCTGTCCTTGGGTGGTTTCCATGAGCGTGGCCAAGACTGGGAGCAGACTCAGAAAATCTACAATTGTCACGTGCTGCTGAACAGCAAAG GGGCAGTAGTGGCCACTTACAGGAAGACACATCTGTGTGACGTAGAGATTCCAGGGCAGGGGCCTATGTGTGAAAGCAattccaccatgcctgggcccAGTCTTGAGTCACCTGTCAGCACACCAGCAGGCAAG GTTGGTCTAGCTGTCTGCTATGACATGCGGTTCCCTGAACTCTCTCTGGCATTGGCTCAAGCTGGAGCAGAGATACTTACCTATCCTTCAGCTTTTGGATCGGTTACAGGCCCAGCCCACTGGGAG GTGTTGCTGCGGGCCCGTGCTATCGAAACCCAGTGCTATGTCGTGGCAGCGGCACAGTGTGGACGCCACCACGAGAAGAGAGCAAGTTATGGCCACAGCATGGTGGTAGACCCCTGGGGAACAGTGGTGGCCCGCTGCTCTGAGGGGCCAGGCCTCTGCCTTGCCCGAATAGACCTCAGCTATCTGCGACAGTTGCGTCAACACCTGCCTGTGTTCCAGCACCGCAGGCCTGACCTCTATGGCAATCTGGGTCACCCACTGTCTTAA
- the NIT1 gene encoding deaminated glutathione amidase isoform X5, with product MLGFITRPPHRFLSLLCPGLRIPRLSVPCAQPRPRAMAISSSSCKLPLVAVCQVTSTPDKQQNFKTCAELVREAARLGACLVFLPEAFDFIARDPAETLRLSEPLGGRLLEEYTRLARECGLWLSLGGFHERGQDWEQTQKIYNCHVLLNSKGAVVATYRKTHLCDVEIPGQGPMCESNSTMPGPSLESPVSTPAGKVGLAVCYDMRFPELSLALAQAGAEILTYPSAFGSVTGPAHWEPVFS from the exons AT GCTGGGCTTCATCACCAGGCCTCCTCACAGATTCCTGTCCCTTCTGTGTCCCGGACTCCGGATACCTCGACTTTCAGTACCTTGTGCTCAGCCCAG GCCCAGAGCCATGGctatctcctcttcctcctgcaaaCTGCCCTTGGTGGCTGTGTGCCAGGTAACATCGACGCCAGACAAGCAACAGAACTTTAAAACATGTGCTGAGCTGGTTCGAGAGGCTGCCAGACTGGGTGCCTGCCTGGTTTTCCTGCCTGAGGCATTTGACTTCATTGCACGCGACCCTGCAGAGACGCTACGCCTGTCTGAACCACTGGGTGGGAGACTTTTGGAAGAATACACCCGGCTTGCCAG GGAATGTGGACTCTGGCTGTCCTTGGGTGGTTTCCATGAGCGTGGCCAAGACTGGGAGCAGACTCAGAAAATCTACAATTGTCACGTGCTGCTGAACAGCAAAG GGGCAGTAGTGGCCACTTACAGGAAGACACATCTGTGTGACGTAGAGATTCCAGGGCAGGGGCCTATGTGTGAAAGCAattccaccatgcctgggcccAGTCTTGAGTCACCTGTCAGCACACCAGCAGGCAAG GTTGGTCTAGCTGTCTGCTATGACATGCGGTTCCCTGAACTCTCTCTGGCATTGGCTCAAGCTGGAGCAGAGATACTTACCTATCCTTCAGCTTTTGGATCGGTTACAGGCCCAGCCCACTGGGAG CCCGTCTTCTCTTGA
- the DEDD gene encoding death effector domain-containing protein isoform X2 codes for MAGLKRRASQVWPEEHGEQEHGLYSLHRMFDIVGTHLTHRDVRVLSFLFVDVIDDHERGLIRNGRDFLLALERQGRCDESNFRQVLQLLRIITRHDLLPYVTLKRRRAVCPDLVDKYLEETSIRYVTPRALSDPEPRPPQPPKTVPPHYPVVCCPTSGPQMCSKRPARGRATLGSQRKRRKSVTPDPKEKQTCDIRLRVRAEYCQHETALQGNVFSNKQDPLERQFERFNQANTILKSRDLGSIICDIKFSELTYLDAFWRDYINGSLLEALKGVFITDSLKQAVGHEAIKLLVNVDEEDYELGRQKLLRNLMLQALP; via the exons GCAAGCCAGGTGTGGCCAGAAGAGCATGGTGAGCAGGAACATGGGCTGTACAGCCTGCACCGCATGTTTGACATCGTGGGCACTCATCTGACACACAGAGATGTTCGCgtgctttctttcctctttgttgATGTCATTGATGACCACGAGCGTGGACTCATCCGAAATGGACGTGACTTCTTATTGGCACTGGAGCGCCAGGGCCGCTGTGATGAAAGTAACTTTCGCCAGGTGCTGCAGCTGCTGCGCATCATCACTCGCCACGACCTGCTGCCCTATGTCACCCTCAAGAGAAGACGGGCTG TGTGCCCTGATCTTGTAGACAAATATCTGGAGGAGACATCAATTCGCTATGTGACCCCCAGAGCCCTCAGTGATCCAGaaccaaggcctccccagccccctaAAACAG TGCCTCCCCACTATCCTGTGGTGTGCTGCCCCACTTCGGGTCCTCAGATGTGTAGCAAGCGGCCAGCCCGAGGGAGAGCCACACTTGGGAGCCAGCGAAAACGCCGGAAGTCAGTGACACCAGATCCCAAGGAAAAGCAGACATGTG ACATCAGACTGCGGGTTCGGGCTGAGTACTGCCAGCATGAGACTGCTCTGCAGGGCAACGTCTTCTCTAACAAGCAGGACCCACTTGAGCGCCAGTTTGAGCGCTTTAACCAGGCTAACACCATCCTCAAGTCCCGGGACCTGGGCTCCATCATCTGTGACATCAAGTTCTCTGAGCTCACCTACCTCGACGCATTCTGGCGCGACTACATCAATGGCTCTTTATTAGAGGCACTTAAAGGTGTCTTCATCACAGACTCCCTCAAGCAAGCTGTGGGCCATGAAGCCATCAAGCTGCTGGTAAATGTAGACGAGGAGGACTATGAGCTGGGCCGACAGAAACTCCTGAGGAACTTGATGCTGCAAGCATTACCCTGA
- the DEDD gene encoding death effector domain-containing protein isoform X3 codes for MAGLKRRASQVWPEEHGEQEHGLYSLHRMFDIVGTHLTHRDVLQLLRIITRHDLLPYVTLKRRRAVCPDLVDKYLEETSIRYVTPRALSDPEPRPPQPPKTVPPHYPVVCCPTSGPQMCSKRPARGRATLGSQRKRRKSVTPDPKEKQTCDIRLRVRAEYCQHETALQGNVFSNKQDPLERQFERFNQANTILKSRDLGSIICDIKFSELTYLDAFWRDYINGSLLEALKGVFITDSLKQAVGHEAIKLLVNVDEEDYELGRQKLLRNLMLQALP; via the exons GCAAGCCAGGTGTGGCCAGAAGAGCATGGTGAGCAGGAACATGGGCTGTACAGCCTGCACCGCATGTTTGACATCGTGGGCACTCATCTGACACACAGAGAT GTGCTGCAGCTGCTGCGCATCATCACTCGCCACGACCTGCTGCCCTATGTCACCCTCAAGAGAAGACGGGCTG TGTGCCCTGATCTTGTAGACAAATATCTGGAGGAGACATCAATTCGCTATGTGACCCCCAGAGCCCTCAGTGATCCAGaaccaaggcctccccagccccctaAAACAG TGCCTCCCCACTATCCTGTGGTGTGCTGCCCCACTTCGGGTCCTCAGATGTGTAGCAAGCGGCCAGCCCGAGGGAGAGCCACACTTGGGAGCCAGCGAAAACGCCGGAAGTCAGTGACACCAGATCCCAAGGAAAAGCAGACATGTG ACATCAGACTGCGGGTTCGGGCTGAGTACTGCCAGCATGAGACTGCTCTGCAGGGCAACGTCTTCTCTAACAAGCAGGACCCACTTGAGCGCCAGTTTGAGCGCTTTAACCAGGCTAACACCATCCTCAAGTCCCGGGACCTGGGCTCCATCATCTGTGACATCAAGTTCTCTGAGCTCACCTACCTCGACGCATTCTGGCGCGACTACATCAATGGCTCTTTATTAGAGGCACTTAAAGGTGTCTTCATCACAGACTCCCTCAAGCAAGCTGTGGGCCATGAAGCCATCAAGCTGCTGGTAAATGTAGACGAGGAGGACTATGAGCTGGGCCGACAGAAACTCCTGAGGAACTTGATGCTGCAAGCATTACCCTGA
- the NIT1 gene encoding deaminated glutathione amidase isoform X2 translates to MLGFITRPPHRFLSLLCPGLRIPRLSVPCAQPRPRAMAISSSSCKLPLVAVCQVTSTPDKQQNFKTCAELVREAARLGACLVFLPEAFDFIARDPAETLRLSEPLGGRLLEEYTRLARECGLWLSLGGFHERGQDWEQTQKIYNCHVLLNSKGAVVATYRKTHLCDVEIPGQGPMCESNSTMPGPSLESPVSTPAGKVGLAVCYDMRFPELSLALAQAGAEILTYPSAFGSVTGPAHWEVLLRARAIETQCYVVAAAQCGRHHEKRASYGHSMVVDPWGTVVARCSEGPGLCLARIDLSYLRQLRQHLPVFQHRRPDLYGNLGHPLS, encoded by the exons AT GCTGGGCTTCATCACCAGGCCTCCTCACAGATTCCTGTCCCTTCTGTGTCCCGGACTCCGGATACCTCGACTTTCAGTACCTTGTGCTCAGCCCAG GCCCAGAGCCATGGctatctcctcttcctcctgcaaaCTGCCCTTGGTGGCTGTGTGCCAGGTAACATCGACGCCAGACAAGCAACAGAACTTTAAAACATGTGCTGAGCTGGTTCGAGAGGCTGCCAGACTGGGTGCCTGCCTGGTTTTCCTGCCTGAGGCATTTGACTTCATTGCACGCGACCCTGCAGAGACGCTACGCCTGTCTGAACCACTGGGTGGGAGACTTTTGGAAGAATACACCCGGCTTGCCAG GGAATGTGGACTCTGGCTGTCCTTGGGTGGTTTCCATGAGCGTGGCCAAGACTGGGAGCAGACTCAGAAAATCTACAATTGTCACGTGCTGCTGAACAGCAAAG GGGCAGTAGTGGCCACTTACAGGAAGACACATCTGTGTGACGTAGAGATTCCAGGGCAGGGGCCTATGTGTGAAAGCAattccaccatgcctgggcccAGTCTTGAGTCACCTGTCAGCACACCAGCAGGCAAG GTTGGTCTAGCTGTCTGCTATGACATGCGGTTCCCTGAACTCTCTCTGGCATTGGCTCAAGCTGGAGCAGAGATACTTACCTATCCTTCAGCTTTTGGATCGGTTACAGGCCCAGCCCACTGGGAG GTGTTGCTGCGGGCCCGTGCTATCGAAACCCAGTGCTATGTCGTGGCAGCGGCACAGTGTGGACGCCACCACGAGAAGAGAGCAAGTTATGGCCACAGCATGGTGGTAGACCCCTGGGGAACAGTGGTGGCCCGCTGCTCTGAGGGGCCAGGCCTCTGCCTTGCCCGAATAGACCTCAGCTATCTGCGACAGTTGCGTCAACACCTGCCTGTGTTCCAGCACCGCAGGCCTGACCTCTATGGCAATCTGGGTCACCCACTGTCTTAA